Proteins from one Falco cherrug isolate bFalChe1 chromosome 7, bFalChe1.pri, whole genome shotgun sequence genomic window:
- the LOC114015110 gene encoding translation initiation factor IF-2-like, which translates to MRCPAVPVRLEKPRNLRRPLAGACRGVKATRVTQPVYTTAREPEGWVRPCKPCGTRCSALWQRPRKRVCKYNGALLWPPSAHGASPPRVYHGSVKRKMTKDCERRSTRYTAEPGRTQSLRAQGAAGCRPPRGPRRTSGPGRASPHPTPPPPPGLAASPHGPPALPLPRTGPQARPEARCPARALGRAGPAGGGRPALPCPAPAPAAAGGGGPSAPRGSRGPGRGRAYNKQHRCHAGRAAGSPSLLPAITTQSQHWCLQRTQ; encoded by the exons ATGCGCTGCCCAGCAGTCCCAGTAAGGCTGGAGAAGCCCAGGAACTTGAGGCGCCCGCTGGCTGGTGCCTGCCGAGGAGTTAAGGCAACACGTGTTACGCAGCCGGTTTACACCACGGCGAGGGAACCGGAGGGCTGGGTCAGGCCGTGTAAGCCCTGCGGAACGCGCTGCTCCGCGTTATGGCAGCGGCCCCGCAAGCGGGTCTGCAAGTACAATGGGGCGCTTCTCTGGCCGCCCAGCGCCCACGGTGCCTCTCCACCTCGGGTGTATCATGGCAGCGTCAAACGGAAAATGACAAAGGACTGTGAAAGACGGTCAACACGGTACACGGCAGAACCAGGCAGAACGCAGAGCCTGCGTGCGCAGGGGGCCGCAGGgtgccggcccccgcggggaCCCCGCCGCACctcggggccgggccgcgcctcACCTCACCCaaccccgccgccgccgccgggcctCGCCGCCTCCCCGCAcggccccccggccctgcccctgccccgcacGGGTCCGCAGGCCCGGCCCGAAGCCCGGTGCCCGGCCCGGGCGCTGGGCCGCGCTGGGCCCGCGGGAGGCggccgccctgccctgccctgccctgcccctgcgccggccgcggcggggggtgggggccCCTCTGCCCCACGGGGGAGCCGGGGGCCGGGGCGAGGGAGGGCGTATAATAAACAGCATCGCTGTCATGCGGGCAGGGCTGCCGGCTCCCCAAGCCTCCTCCCCGCGATAACAACCCAG TCCCAGCATTGGTGTCTGCAGAGAACGCAGTGA